The following proteins come from a genomic window of Methanomassiliicoccales archaeon:
- a CDS encoding FAD-binding oxidoreductase has translation MEAADENVSRALAPVVAKLQDAIGRENVKTSKMERLLYSHDLAPLPSLAQIAFKNLPDIVVRPHSTEDVVKIIKIAAEEKIPITPRGASTWGLGGSTPIFGGILIDSSGGMNKILKIDQENLCVTAQAGCTWKQVLDACLEKGMLLGGYPSSFPSATLGGWISVNGVGIGSMKYGTSGDLVRNMEVVMPDGTVVKTGFDLIVDNETGYNLNRLIVGAEGTLAQICTVTFKLEPAPEVMKSLTYAFPTLKEAGKPLTEICRSRVRPLHIGFSDPNHFDLLRKAGRHAIEDGSVLNIQLEGDKEIVAWEEKKVDEIMAKYGGKRLADDVASHEWDERCYEYRCREIGIGSIPGEALVPLNKFGETVDACYGILKELKMTGAIIGSMVDRNTVMFMPYYLFNPDELQNLTSFGFNAKFANYSLSVGGRPLGFGSFFASNLDPIRGTGAKYIRAIKKLIDPQDIMNPGKLTGTTLRYGIKIPPALFNLGMGAIGIVKKALPSETPEIEDLQQAYAEERANASRDGRHKDH, from the coding sequence ATGGAAGCTGCCGATGAAAATGTCAGCAGGGCCTTGGCCCCCGTCGTGGCCAAACTGCAAGATGCGATTGGAAGGGAGAACGTCAAGACGAGCAAGATGGAAAGACTGCTCTACAGTCATGACCTCGCCCCCCTTCCTAGCCTCGCTCAGATAGCCTTCAAGAACTTGCCCGATATCGTGGTCCGCCCCCATTCCACGGAGGATGTGGTCAAGATCATCAAGATCGCTGCGGAAGAGAAGATACCGATCACCCCGCGGGGAGCGTCTACCTGGGGCCTGGGCGGTTCCACACCAATATTCGGCGGAATACTCATCGACTCCTCGGGCGGCATGAACAAGATCCTCAAGATCGACCAAGAGAACCTGTGCGTCACGGCCCAGGCTGGCTGCACCTGGAAACAGGTCCTCGACGCCTGCTTGGAGAAGGGCATGCTGCTCGGGGGCTACCCCAGCTCGTTCCCCTCGGCCACCTTGGGTGGATGGATATCCGTGAACGGCGTGGGCATCGGTTCCATGAAGTACGGGACCAGCGGCGACCTGGTCCGCAACATGGAAGTGGTCATGCCTGACGGCACAGTAGTGAAGACCGGGTTCGACCTCATCGTGGACAACGAGACCGGGTATAACTTGAACCGGCTCATCGTCGGCGCCGAGGGCACCCTGGCCCAGATATGCACCGTCACTTTCAAGTTGGAGCCCGCTCCCGAAGTGATGAAGTCCCTAACCTACGCCTTCCCGACCCTGAAGGAGGCCGGAAAGCCCCTGACGGAGATATGCCGTTCCCGGGTCAGGCCTCTGCACATAGGATTCAGCGACCCCAACCACTTCGACCTGCTCAGGAAGGCAGGCAGGCATGCCATCGAGGACGGCAGTGTTCTCAACATCCAGCTGGAGGGGGACAAGGAGATCGTGGCCTGGGAAGAGAAGAAGGTCGACGAGATCATGGCCAAGTACGGCGGCAAGCGGTTGGCGGACGACGTCGCCTCCCATGAGTGGGACGAACGATGCTACGAGTACCGTTGCCGTGAGATCGGCATAGGCAGCATCCCCGGTGAGGCCTTGGTTCCCTTGAACAAGTTCGGGGAGACCGTAGACGCCTGCTATGGCATCCTGAAAGAGCTGAAGATGACCGGTGCCATAATCGGTTCCATGGTCGACCGCAACACGGTCATGTTCATGCCCTACTACCTGTTCAACCCGGACGAACTGCAGAACCTGACCTCCTTTGGCTTCAACGCGAAGTTCGCCAACTACTCACTGTCCGTCGGCGGGCGCCCGCTGGGCTTCGGGTCTTTCTTCGCCTCCAACCTGGACCCCATCCGTGGGACAGGCGCGAAGTACATCCGTGCTATAAAGAAGCTTATCGATCCCCAGGACATAATGAACCCCGGGAAGCTGACCGGGACGACATTGCGCTACGGCATCAAGATCCCCCCGGCGCTGTTCAACCTGGGAATGGGGGCCATTGGCATTGTCAAGAAGGCCTTGCCCTCCGAGACCCCGGAGATCGAGGACCTCCAACAGGCCTATGCCGAGGAGCGCGCCAACGCCTCCCGTGACGGCCGCCACAAGGACCATTAA
- a CDS encoding Rid family detoxifying hydrolase, with protein sequence MKQVMTKEAPEPVGPYSQALIVGDLVFCSGQIGLDPATGVLRGGTNEQARQALMNLGKVLEAAGSSLSKAVKVTVFLTNISDMAEVNRVYAELFPQPYPARTAVQVVALPKGASVEIDLIARR encoded by the coding sequence ATGAAGCAGGTGATGACCAAGGAGGCACCGGAACCTGTCGGACCGTATTCCCAAGCGTTGATCGTCGGCGATCTTGTCTTTTGTTCAGGGCAGATAGGCCTGGACCCGGCCACCGGCGTTCTGCGCGGAGGGACGAACGAACAGGCCCGCCAAGCGCTGATGAACCTCGGAAAGGTGCTGGAGGCCGCAGGAAGCTCCCTTTCAAAAGCGGTCAAGGTGACCGTGTTCCTGACCAATATCTCCGACATGGCCGAGGTAAACCGCGTCTACGCCGAGCTCTTCCCTCAGCCATATCCGGCCAGGACCGCAGTGCAGGTTGTCGCTCTTCCCAAGGGCGCATCCGTGGAGATTGACCTCATTGCCAGGCGATAG
- a CDS encoding YHS domain-containing protein, translated as MAVDPICLMDVDEKSAKWTSDHKGKKYYFCAPGCKKKFDANPDKYIKK; from the coding sequence ATGGCCGTGGACCCCATATGCCTGATGGACGTGGACGAGAAGAGCGCCAAGTGGACCTCTGACCACAAAGGCAAGAAGTACTACTTCTGCGCCCCGGGATGCAAGAAGAAGTTCGACGCTAACCCGGATAAGTACATCAAGAAGTGA
- a CDS encoding HAD family hydrolase codes for MSPTITNGLRPQKFKAVVFDLDNTIIQSTIDFREMNRAVAETLLMHGLPKDILDSKGRVNVSIVRVYAYFKTHSQDGWAESLENDLNRVSAEVEMARVDQSRAMPGAFETLEHLGSRGILSAILTRGSRVYTMKALNSSGLNGRFHTIVCRDDHSLSEAKPNPMSLRRVFDDLCLSNEQCLFIGDHETDYLCAKEAGTPFAAVLTGVHGREVWKDLRPEFIIGSIADLPDLLEGNK; via the coding sequence ATGAGCCCGACAATCACCAATGGCCTCCGGCCTCAGAAGTTCAAGGCCGTGGTATTTGACCTTGATAACACTATCATTCAGAGCACTATCGATTTCCGGGAAATGAACCGGGCGGTGGCCGAGACCCTGCTGATGCACGGACTACCCAAGGACATCCTTGATTCTAAGGGGAGGGTGAACGTGAGCATCGTCCGGGTCTACGCCTATTTCAAGACGCATAGCCAGGATGGATGGGCGGAGAGTCTGGAGAATGATCTGAACCGCGTGAGCGCTGAAGTGGAGATGGCCCGGGTGGACCAGTCCCGGGCCATGCCCGGAGCCTTCGAGACCCTGGAGCATCTTGGGTCCCGAGGCATCCTTTCCGCGATATTGACGCGCGGCAGCCGCGTCTACACCATGAAGGCCTTGAATTCCTCAGGCCTGAACGGCCGTTTCCACACCATCGTCTGCCGGGACGACCATTCCTTGAGCGAGGCCAAGCCCAACCCTATGTCCTTGAGGCGGGTGTTCGATGATCTATGCCTATCGAACGAGCAGTGCCTTTTCATCGGCGATCATGAGACGGACTACCTGTGCGCCAAAGAGGCTGGCACGCCCTTCGCTGCGGTGCTGACAGGAGTGCATGGCCGGGAGGTCTGGAAGGACCTGCGCCCCGAGTTCATCATTGGCAGCATCGCCGACCTACCGGACCTGCTGGAGGGAAATAAATGA
- a CDS encoding DUF835 domain-containing protein codes for MEEATGAKVSLLVEGYPRNGFQIYSRYLSGEEGVCITRLHPEYVVEKYGLKNTKFHWLSGVKQKGTLNPESMGNLVKQVRSEVRGGQKRFFLDGLEYLLLWNDMNKIVSSLKEISQMLDDVQGSMIVSIDPLTFEERDLKRLWDSFPQFDPSALSEGFPQSAADEPAGKGRIGEGLLVSKGLTATP; via the coding sequence ATGGAAGAAGCCACAGGCGCCAAGGTCTCGCTGTTGGTTGAAGGATACCCTCGTAACGGTTTCCAGATCTACTCGAGGTACCTCTCTGGAGAGGAGGGTGTATGCATAACCCGCCTGCATCCCGAATACGTGGTCGAGAAGTATGGACTGAAGAACACCAAGTTCCATTGGCTGAGCGGAGTGAAGCAGAAGGGGACGCTCAACCCCGAGAGCATGGGCAACCTGGTCAAGCAGGTGAGGTCCGAGGTCAGGGGGGGCCAGAAGAGGTTCTTCCTGGATGGGCTGGAATACCTCCTGTTATGGAACGACATGAACAAGATTGTCTCGTCCCTGAAGGAGATCAGCCAGATGCTCGACGACGTCCAAGGCTCAATGATCGTGTCCATCGACCCTCTGACCTTCGAGGAACGGGACCTGAAGAGACTTTGGGACTCCTTCCCCCAGTTCGACCCGTCCGCGCTCAGTGAAGGATTTCCGCAAAGCGCCGCAGACGAGCCAGCTGGCAAGGGTCGAATAGGCGAGGGTCTATTGGTATCAAAAGGATTGACCGCGACGCCATGA
- a CDS encoding GIY-YIG nuclease family protein, which produces MPSQPGTYVLVLHLSEETVLDVGSLGQARFPAGYYLYCGSAQSGLGPRLSRHMCRDKKIRWHIDRLTAVAEPIGALLYAGGKEGECRSSRVLARCPGSQVVMDGFGSSDCSCRAHLYHLPDEMPLSFALDLLRRGP; this is translated from the coding sequence ATGCCATCCCAGCCTGGAACCTACGTACTCGTTCTGCACCTGTCAGAAGAAACGGTGCTCGACGTGGGAAGCCTGGGCCAGGCCAGGTTCCCGGCGGGCTATTATCTCTATTGCGGTTCGGCGCAATCGGGGCTCGGTCCCCGGCTCAGCAGGCACATGTGCCGAGACAAGAAAATTCGCTGGCACATCGATCGCCTGACCGCCGTGGCCGAGCCCATCGGGGCGCTGCTGTATGCCGGCGGAAAGGAAGGGGAATGCCGTTCGAGCCGTGTGCTCGCCCGATGTCCCGGCTCCCAGGTGGTCATGGACGGCTTCGGCTCTTCCGACTGCTCCTGTCGCGCTCATCTTTACCACCTGCCGGATGAGATGCCACTCTCCTTCGCCCTTGACCTATTGCGCCGTGGACCATAA
- a CDS encoding heavy metal translocating P-type ATPase has translation MNGEGQGQKDGKRKSAAFSVTGMTCATCAGTISDSLSELEGVFGADVNLATERAAVTYDPEKVDLLKLQKAVEDAGYGVIINELSLSISGMSCASCANTIEETVSDLDGVFSASVNLVTEKLMVRYDPQKVRMSQIKKAVEDAGYEVVEAQTLDLEKEVREKETKRRKRLLLLSLSLAIPTMVIMLLMDFTDLWHEALMDYGNLAMFILATPVQFIAGRQFYMGAYKALRNRTANMDTLIAVGTSSAYFYSVAVIFLPGTVVFDHVYFDSSAMIIALILFGKYLEAKAKGSTSEAIKRLMGLQAKTAHVLRDGVETELSVDDLDVGDVMLVRPGEKIPTDGVVVDGRSLVDESIITGESLPVSKEEGSAVIGATLNKNGLLKVRASKVGKDTTLAQIVKLVEDAQVSKAPIQRVADRVSAIFVPVVISIALITFLLWYFLGVEAFGVTESPFTFSLTVFITVLVIACPCALGLATPTAIMVGTGKGAENGILIKGGESLEIAGSIQTVVFDKTGTLTKGEPEVVEVLSFDVSCPDMLRMVASAEVGSEHPLGETIVRKAKADGLELFEVSGFEGLAGKGVKAVVNGRTVVAGNRGLLKEMEVPLEEREKDIVALEERGMTAVLVLLDGRLCGAVGIADTLKPTSKEAVAELQRMGIEVVMLTGDNHRTANAIAQSLGISKVLAEVLPGDKAKEIARLQGEGKVVAMVGDGINDAPALAQADVGLAIGSGTDVAVEAGDIVLIKDDPRDVVAAIQLSRQTMRKIRQNLFWAFGYNTAGIPVAAGVLYPIFGILLSPIIAAGAMAFSSVSVVSNAALLKRYTPEIKRKGGE, from the coding sequence ATGAATGGGGAAGGTCAGGGTCAGAAGGACGGAAAGAGGAAGAGCGCCGCCTTTTCGGTGACGGGGATGACCTGTGCCACCTGCGCCGGCACCATCAGCGATTCCTTGAGCGAGCTGGAGGGCGTGTTCGGAGCGGACGTGAACCTGGCCACGGAGCGGGCGGCGGTCACCTATGATCCAGAGAAGGTCGACCTGCTCAAGCTGCAGAAGGCCGTGGAGGACGCCGGCTACGGCGTCATAATCAACGAACTGTCCTTGTCCATCTCGGGCATGAGCTGCGCCTCCTGCGCCAACACCATCGAGGAGACGGTGAGCGACCTGGACGGCGTGTTCTCGGCCAGCGTCAACCTGGTCACGGAGAAGCTCATGGTACGCTACGATCCGCAGAAGGTGAGGATGTCCCAGATCAAGAAGGCGGTGGAGGACGCCGGCTACGAGGTGGTGGAGGCCCAGACCTTGGACCTGGAGAAGGAGGTGCGGGAGAAAGAGACCAAGCGTCGGAAACGGCTCCTGCTCCTCTCCCTTTCCCTGGCCATCCCCACCATGGTCATCATGCTGCTCATGGATTTCACCGATCTGTGGCACGAGGCGCTCATGGACTACGGCAACCTCGCTATGTTCATCCTGGCCACTCCAGTGCAGTTCATCGCCGGGCGGCAGTTCTACATGGGCGCGTACAAGGCGCTGCGCAACCGCACCGCTAACATGGACACGCTCATCGCCGTGGGCACCTCCTCTGCCTACTTCTACAGCGTAGCGGTGATCTTCCTTCCGGGAACGGTGGTGTTCGATCACGTGTACTTCGACAGCTCGGCCATGATCATCGCCCTCATCCTCTTCGGCAAGTACCTGGAGGCCAAGGCCAAGGGCTCCACTTCCGAGGCCATAAAGCGCCTCATGGGGTTGCAGGCCAAGACCGCGCACGTCCTGCGCGACGGCGTGGAGACGGAATTGTCCGTTGACGATCTGGACGTAGGGGACGTCATGCTCGTTCGCCCTGGCGAGAAGATCCCCACCGACGGCGTGGTCGTCGACGGTCGCTCCTTAGTAGATGAGAGCATAATCACCGGCGAGAGCTTGCCGGTCAGCAAGGAGGAGGGTTCGGCGGTCATCGGGGCCACCCTGAACAAGAACGGCCTGCTGAAGGTGCGGGCCAGCAAGGTGGGCAAGGACACCACCCTGGCCCAGATAGTCAAGCTGGTGGAGGACGCCCAGGTCAGCAAGGCCCCGATACAGCGGGTGGCCGACCGCGTCTCGGCCATATTCGTGCCGGTGGTCATTTCCATCGCCTTGATTACCTTCCTTCTGTGGTACTTCCTGGGCGTGGAGGCCTTCGGTGTGACGGAGTCGCCGTTCACCTTTTCCCTCACCGTGTTCATCACCGTGCTGGTCATAGCCTGCCCCTGCGCATTGGGGCTGGCGACGCCCACGGCCATCATGGTCGGTACCGGCAAGGGAGCGGAGAACGGCATTCTGATCAAGGGCGGGGAGTCCCTCGAGATCGCTGGCAGTATCCAGACCGTGGTCTTCGACAAGACCGGCACCCTTACCAAAGGCGAACCGGAGGTGGTGGAGGTCCTGAGCTTTGACGTCTCCTGTCCGGACATGCTGAGGATGGTCGCCAGCGCCGAGGTCGGTTCGGAGCATCCTTTAGGAGAGACCATCGTACGCAAGGCCAAGGCGGACGGGCTGGAACTCTTCGAGGTAAGCGGATTCGAGGGCCTGGCCGGCAAGGGTGTCAAGGCCGTGGTGAACGGCAGGACGGTCGTGGCCGGAAATCGCGGTCTATTGAAAGAGATGGAAGTGCCTCTGGAGGAGCGGGAGAAGGATATAGTTGCCCTGGAGGAGCGGGGGATGACCGCAGTGCTGGTTCTTTTAGACGGCCGGCTATGCGGTGCGGTGGGCATAGCCGACACGTTAAAACCGACCTCCAAGGAGGCCGTGGCCGAGCTGCAGCGGATGGGCATCGAGGTGGTGATGTTGACCGGGGACAACCACCGGACGGCCAACGCCATCGCCCAGAGCCTGGGCATATCCAAGGTCCTGGCGGAGGTGCTGCCGGGGGACAAGGCCAAGGAGATCGCCCGTTTGCAGGGCGAAGGGAAGGTCGTGGCCATGGTCGGCGACGGCATAAACGACGCCCCTGCATTGGCCCAAGCGGACGTCGGGCTGGCCATCGGCTCCGGCACGGACGTGGCGGTGGAGGCCGGGGACATCGTTCTCATCAAGGACGACCCGCGGGACGTGGTTGCTGCCATACAGCTCAGCCGGCAGACCATGAGGAAGATCAGGCAGAACCTGTTCTGGGCCTTCGGCTACAACACCGCCGGCATCCCCGTCGCCGCCGGCGTGCTGTATCCCATATTCGGTATCCTGCTTTCGCCGATCATCGCCGCCGGGGCCATGGCCTTCTCCTCGGTGTCCGTGGTCTCCAACGCCGCCCTATTAAAAAGATATACACCGGAGATCAAGCGCAAGGGAGGTGAGTGA
- a CDS encoding tetratricopeptide repeat protein: MNHAVGRSLLTAKERVFLHLLFQQRFMMDPDSPKTVTQDGVSAAVNVGRNNVAKVLAEMGREGSVETYTRHVKGLPSVRKVYFLSPAGQEEAKRIKVGLEATKVEVIDLQGNRHQDEIGRLGNYLPKRYDLLELVNGIAHGCIDCRSFHENKMREERRYVDFTDKKPAVRSFYGREKELRTLSDLLTSESKRMVVINGIPGIGKTTLLAKFAQNVRDSTNVFWYKVHEWANMKAMLRPLAEFLSQMGRRNLEWYLNQTETPAVGEVSHILDADLKDVSALLIFDDVHKADPSVLELLQALLSVLEGLERVRVVCTARELPSFYPRGTVFRGLVEEINLEGLDRESSNQMMKARGLLDGNFEEIFRVTSGHPLFLELIDDPKLALGKNIRIFIEQEVFSRLGVAERKIMSIAAVFRYPVLIDAFFLMEEEIHTAAGIEKVELDSGDYAVSYEAVDSLLAKSIIYESVGRMIGMHDLLREFSLSRLTPRQRRVYHRAAAAYYLQDKSAPARVEGLYHSIMAGDLPTAVSIAAGDGRTIINKGYATQFAPLLDRLVRDMGGTAKSELVEINLLQGEVLFLQGEWDRAFGVLESLRRALPAERDGRVLSEVNRMIGVIHLNRADYDEAMRFLQYGMDISLSTGDLSTQADILYDIGGLMERRGQSAEALEHFERARSIALELADDLALGKALYGLGRTYSTLKDYDLAIRYKREALVILERRGDTNMMAKACISIGNDLCTIGNNAEGVGFLERSRDLANAVGDLSTMGHAMANMTGCKIIEGDLERADDLVNASLPISVKLDDPLMESLLHFYKGFIRSKRGERSEAKEEFHTSIGILKEHDSPVRLGQLLIEIADVSLMNNERDEAQALLQEAYDIANRLGHQKLLQQVKENMERLCT; encoded by the coding sequence GTGAACCACGCTGTTGGCAGATCGTTATTAACGGCGAAGGAGAGGGTTTTCCTCCATCTGCTTTTCCAACAGCGCTTCATGATGGACCCGGACTCCCCCAAGACCGTCACCCAGGACGGTGTCTCCGCCGCCGTGAATGTGGGCCGCAACAACGTGGCCAAGGTGCTGGCGGAGATGGGCAGGGAAGGTTCGGTGGAGACCTACACCCGCCACGTCAAAGGGCTGCCTAGCGTGCGGAAGGTGTATTTCCTGAGCCCGGCCGGTCAGGAAGAGGCCAAGCGCATCAAGGTAGGGCTGGAGGCCACTAAGGTGGAGGTGATCGACCTGCAGGGGAACCGGCACCAGGACGAGATAGGCCGCCTGGGCAACTACCTTCCCAAGCGCTATGACCTGCTAGAGCTGGTCAACGGCATCGCGCACGGTTGCATCGATTGTCGCAGCTTCCATGAGAACAAGATGCGGGAGGAGCGGCGCTATGTCGACTTCACTGACAAGAAGCCGGCGGTCAGGAGCTTCTACGGCCGGGAAAAGGAGCTACGGACGCTGTCCGACCTCCTCACCTCGGAGAGCAAGCGCATGGTGGTCATAAACGGCATCCCCGGAATCGGCAAGACCACCCTCCTGGCCAAGTTCGCCCAGAACGTGCGGGATAGCACCAACGTCTTCTGGTACAAGGTGCACGAGTGGGCCAACATGAAGGCCATGCTGCGGCCCTTGGCGGAATTCCTGTCACAGATGGGGCGGAGGAACCTCGAATGGTACCTCAATCAGACGGAGACGCCGGCGGTGGGGGAGGTCTCGCACATCCTCGATGCGGACCTTAAGGACGTCTCGGCCTTGCTCATCTTCGACGACGTGCACAAGGCCGACCCCTCGGTCCTGGAGCTCCTGCAGGCCTTGCTGAGCGTACTGGAGGGCCTGGAGAGGGTGCGGGTGGTGTGCACCGCCCGGGAGCTGCCCTCGTTCTATCCCCGCGGGACGGTCTTCCGTGGCCTAGTGGAGGAGATCAACCTGGAAGGGCTGGACCGGGAGAGCAGCAATCAGATGATGAAGGCCCGCGGTCTGCTGGACGGCAACTTCGAGGAGATATTCCGGGTAACCAGCGGTCATCCCCTGTTCCTCGAGCTCATCGACGACCCCAAGCTTGCCTTGGGTAAGAACATCCGCATATTCATCGAGCAGGAGGTCTTCTCCCGCCTGGGAGTGGCCGAGCGCAAGATAATGAGCATCGCCGCGGTGTTCCGCTACCCTGTGCTCATCGACGCTTTCTTCCTGATGGAGGAGGAGATCCACACCGCCGCGGGAATAGAGAAGGTGGAGCTCGACAGCGGGGACTACGCCGTAAGCTACGAGGCGGTCGACTCCCTGCTGGCCAAGTCCATCATCTACGAGTCGGTGGGGCGCATGATAGGCATGCACGACCTGCTGAGGGAGTTCTCCCTGTCCAGGCTCACCCCCAGGCAGCGGCGGGTCTATCACCGTGCGGCGGCCGCCTACTACCTGCAGGACAAGTCCGCCCCGGCCAGGGTGGAGGGGCTTTACCATTCCATCATGGCCGGGGACCTTCCGACGGCGGTGTCCATCGCCGCTGGGGACGGACGGACCATAATTAACAAGGGCTACGCCACGCAGTTCGCGCCGCTGCTGGACCGCCTGGTGCGGGACATGGGGGGCACGGCGAAGAGCGAACTGGTGGAGATCAACCTGCTGCAGGGCGAAGTGCTTTTCCTGCAGGGGGAATGGGACCGGGCCTTCGGCGTCCTGGAGTCGCTGCGCCGGGCGTTGCCGGCGGAGAGGGACGGACGGGTGCTGAGCGAGGTGAACCGCATGATCGGGGTCATCCACCTCAACCGCGCCGATTACGACGAAGCGATGCGATTCCTACAGTACGGTATGGACATCTCCCTGAGCACCGGTGACCTGTCGACCCAGGCGGACATCCTGTACGACATCGGCGGCCTCATGGAGCGGCGGGGGCAGAGCGCGGAGGCCCTGGAACATTTCGAGAGGGCCCGGTCCATAGCCCTGGAGCTGGCTGATGACCTTGCCCTAGGTAAAGCGCTCTACGGATTGGGCCGCACCTACTCCACACTCAAGGATTACGATCTGGCTATCCGCTACAAGAGAGAGGCCTTGGTCATTCTGGAACGGAGAGGCGACACCAACATGATGGCCAAGGCCTGCATAAGCATCGGGAACGACCTATGCACCATAGGCAATAACGCCGAGGGGGTCGGATTCCTGGAGCGCTCGCGGGACCTGGCCAACGCCGTGGGGGACCTTAGTACGATGGGGCACGCCATGGCCAACATGACCGGGTGCAAGATCATCGAAGGAGACCTCGAGAGGGCGGATGACCTGGTCAACGCCTCCCTCCCCATATCGGTCAAGCTGGACGACCCGCTGATGGAATCACTGCTGCATTTCTACAAGGGGTTCATCCGTTCCAAGAGGGGTGAACGGAGCGAGGCCAAGGAGGAGTTTCATACCTCCATAGGGATTTTGAAGGAGCATGACTCCCCGGTCAGACTGGGCCAGCTGTTGATCGAGATCGCTGATGTGAGCTTGATGAACAACGAGAGGGACGAGGCCCAGGCGTTATTACAGGAAGCCTACGACATCGCCAACCGGCTAGGCCATCAGAAACTGCTGCAACAGGTCAAGGAAAATATGGAAAGGCTGTGCACATAG
- a CDS encoding DUF835 domain-containing protein, which translates to MEKVVNADLDTTSGEKFFSIDVHSDYGLFTLDHGRIYLVMNERLDKTLSLINSMATAGKDIICVSRMHPDLLRERYPLQEIHAVWLSQTGISRRISPEHLDRIVREIAEFVSQRKNAAAVLDGLEYISLFTDFRSLNIFLEELNDVVMASRSILLIPIDPRLFDPCQLARLRRFAEILH; encoded by the coding sequence ATGGAGAAGGTCGTGAACGCGGACCTGGACACAACCAGTGGAGAGAAGTTCTTCTCTATCGACGTCCATTCAGACTATGGTCTGTTCACCCTGGACCATGGGCGCATTTACCTGGTGATGAACGAACGCCTGGACAAGACCCTGTCCCTGATCAACTCGATGGCCACGGCGGGCAAGGACATCATCTGCGTCTCCCGCATGCACCCGGACCTGCTCCGGGAAAGATATCCATTGCAGGAAATTCACGCCGTCTGGTTGAGCCAGACCGGGATCAGCCGGCGAATCTCACCGGAACACCTGGATAGAATTGTAAGAGAGATCGCCGAGTTCGTGAGCCAGCGGAAGAACGCCGCTGCGGTCCTTGACGGTTTAGAGTACATCTCGCTCTTTACCGACTTCCGTTCGCTCAACATCTTCCTGGAGGAGCTGAACGACGTGGTCATGGCGTCGCGGTCAATCCTTTTGATACCAATAGACCCTCGCCTATTCGACCCTTGCCAGCTGGCTCGTCTGCGGCGCTTTGCGGAAATCCTTCACTGA